Part of the Pseudomonas sp. Leaf58 genome is shown below.
GCGTGCCAGTCTTGATGTGCCCCTCACCCGACATCGCCGTGCGCTTCAGGCGCTTGCGCATGGTGCCATCCATGCCCACCAGCGGCATCGAGCTCATGAACTCGGCAGCGTAGGGGCTCTTCCAGGCGGCCTGCAGCATCGCGGCCATTTCGCGGGTACTGACCCGCTCGGCACGCGACAGGCCGGAGCCGTTTTCCATCACCAGGTGCGGCGCGGTAATGCCCTTTTTCGCCAGCCACTGGCGCACCACGCGCTGGGCGGCGCGGGCGTCGTCGCCGTCGGCATCGGTGCGGAACTGCGCACCAAGGCTCAGGAACAGCTGCTGGGCCATGGTGTTGTTGCTGTACTTGTTGATGTCGCGGATCACTTCCACCAAGTCCGGCGAGAAGGCGCGGGCCAGCAGGCGTGCACCCTTGGGCACGTTCTCGAAGCGGTCGCCACCCTGGATGCTGCCACCCAGTTCGGCCCAGATCGCGCGCACGGCACCGGCGGCGTAGGTGGCGTGGTCGAGCAGTGACAGGTAGGTCTGCGAGTTGCAGCCGTCACCTAGCTGGCCGCTGACCGTTACGCTGATGCCATCGGCCTGCGGCACCGGGTTGTAGCGCACATCACCCGAGCACTGCTTGGAAGCGACCGCCTTCACTTGGTTGTCGATGCGGATGCTGGCGATTGGCGGCTCGACTGCGATGGTGACCTTGCCGCCATCGTTACGGGCCACGAAGCGCAAGGCCTTGAGGTTGACCAGCAGCGAGTCGGGCTTGACCAGGAATGGCTTGTTGTCATCACCGCCGTCATCGTTGAACTGCGGCAGGTTGGGCTGGACGAAGTGGCTACGGTCCAGCACCAGGTCGCCGGTGATGGTGCGCACGCCATTGGCACGCAGGTCACGCATCAGTAACCACAGCTTTTCCATGTTCAGTTTCGGGTCGCCGCCACCTTTGAGGTACAGGTTGCCGTTGAGCACGCCGTTGCTCAGGGTGCCGTCGGTGTAGAACTCGGTCTTCCACTGAAAAGTCGGGCCGAGCAGTTCGAGGGCCGCGTAGGTGGTGACCAGTTTCATGGTCGAGGCCGGGTTAACCGACACGTCGGCATTGAACACGGTCGGTGTGCCGGGGCCGTCCAGCGGCAGCATCACCAGCGACAACGCCGAGTCCTGCAGCTTGTTGGCCTTGAGGGCCTGCTGCACTTTGGCGGGCAGGGTGGTATTGACGGCGGCGGCGTGGCTAGGCAGTGCAAGGGGCAACAGCAAGCCGGCAAGGACGAGGGGACGAAGCGTTTTGATCATAGTGAGTACATACCCTACGGCGAGGGAAAAGGGCATTGGGGCTGTATGGGATGATGGCCCCAGGACGATACGCATTATGCCCCAAGCGCAGCGACGATGCGCCACGTTCGACGGAAAAGCACCACTAATAGAGAAGGACATTACCCATAAAAAAGGCCACCCCTATAGGGTGGCCTTTTCAGCGATCGCGTCGGGCTGCTATCACTCAGCCTTGTTGACCGGCTTTTCTGGGTACCAGGCGTCCAGCAGTGGGCTGACTTCGATCTTGGTCAGTTCGCTGCGGCCTTTGAGCCAGGCTTCAACGGCTGCACGCTGTTCTTCGCTGACCGAGCCACGCTTGACCGAGCACACCAGGCCGAAATCGTCACCGCCTACATAGTCCAAGCCGTTGGCGTCCATGGCTTCTGCCAGGAACGCGTCGAGGAAAGCATCGATTGCCTGGTCATCCAGATCTTCCTTGAACTCCAGGTTCAGCTCGAAGCCCAATTCCTGGAACTCGTCGACACACAGCTTCTTGCGCAGACGACGGGAGCGGTTTGTGGCCATGAAACAATCCTCTTAGGTAATAACGCCGCGCAGTCTACCAGCTAACACGCTTGGCTGCCTGCCTGTGTGCAGCTAGTTGTGGCCAGTTCCTTGGCCAGGGCACGTTCTACCCGGCCCATGTGCCGTGCCAGTGCCTGGCGCCGCAGGCGCAATTGCGCGGTGGGCAAGCCGCTGGCCTCCAGGGCTTCGCAGGCCGCCATCAGGCCGGGGGCTTCCAGCATCCGCGCGGCGCTGAGGACCTTGTGCGCGTGTTCGCCAATGGCGCCGCTGTCGTGCTCCGGATGCAATGCCATCAATTTGGCCAGGTCGGCCTGCAGGCTCTGCTGCAAGGCCTGCAGGAAGCGTTGGCGGTCGTTTGGGGCATGCCCGACCACTGCGGCCAGGCCGTCTAGGTTGTACGGTTTTCGCCGGTGTTTTTGCTCGCAGCGGGGGTGAATGCCAGCCAGGCGCTGGCTGAGCGTGCCCAGGCTGATGGGCTTGAGCAAGCAGTCGTCCATGCCGGCGCTGAGGCACTTGCGGCGTACTTCTGGCTGCGCGTTGGCGGTGTAGCCGAGAATGGTGCAGCGCGGCCGCTTGCCGTGGCGTTCTTCGCTACGTACGGCGGTCGCCAGTTGGTAGCCGTTCATGTGCGGCATGTTGCAGTCGAGCACCAGCACATCGAAGTTGCCCGCCCGCCAAGTGGCCAGCCCTTCGCGGCCGTCGCTGGCGCTGGCGTGCGTAATGCCCAGATAGCCAAGCTGTTGTTCCATCAGTTGCAGGTTGGCCGGATGATCGTCGATCACCAGCACGTTCAACCGAGGGTTGGGTACCGCGAGGTTTTCGATCAGCGAGGCCGGCTGCACTGCGGCCTCAAGCCGCTGCAACGGCATCTTCAGGCGCACCTGGGTGCCGACATCTTCCAGGCTCTTGATGCTCAGGCTGCCGCCCATCATCTCGCACAGGCTGCGACAGATAGCCAGGCCCAGCCCAGTACCGGCGCGGGCACCCTGGCTGTGTGGGTTGGCCTGGATGAACGGGTGGAACAGGCGTTGCAGGTCGCCAGCGTGGATGCCGATGCCACTGTCGCGTACTTCCAGCTCCAGCATCGCGGGAGTGGCGCCGTTCTCCACCAGGTCGACGCAGATGCGCACCTGGCCATGCTCGGTGAACTTGATGGCATTGCTCACCAGGTTGGATAGCACTTGCTTGAAGCGCAAGGGGTCGAGCAGTGCATGGCAGCGAGCGGCCGGCGCGATCCTCACCTCCAGCGCCAGGCCTTTCTGCCGCGCCTGGCCCTCGAAAATGCGCCCCACCGATTCGACCAAGGCCGCCAGGT
Proteins encoded:
- a CDS encoding YggL family protein produces the protein MATNRSRRLRKKLCVDEFQELGFELNLEFKEDLDDQAIDAFLDAFLAEAMDANGLDYVGGDDFGLVCSVKRGSVSEEQRAAVEAWLKGRSELTKIEVSPLLDAWYPEKPVNKAE
- the dacB gene encoding D-alanyl-D-alanine carboxypeptidase/D-alanyl-D-alanine-endopeptidase; its protein translation is MIKTLRPLVLAGLLLPLALPSHAAAVNTTLPAKVQQALKANKLQDSALSLVMLPLDGPGTPTVFNADVSVNPASTMKLVTTYAALELLGPTFQWKTEFYTDGTLSNGVLNGNLYLKGGGDPKLNMEKLWLLMRDLRANGVRTITGDLVLDRSHFVQPNLPQFNDDGGDDNKPFLVKPDSLLVNLKALRFVARNDGGKVTIAVEPPIASIRIDNQVKAVASKQCSGDVRYNPVPQADGISVTVSGQLGDGCNSQTYLSLLDHATYAAGAVRAIWAELGGSIQGGDRFENVPKGARLLARAFSPDLVEVIRDINKYSNNTMAQQLFLSLGAQFRTDADGDDARAAQRVVRQWLAKKGITAPHLVMENGSGLSRAERVSTREMAAMLQAAWKSPYAAEFMSSMPLVGMDGTMRKRLKRTAMSGEGHIKTGTLNTVRAIAGFSRDSNGHTWAVAAILNDPKPWGASQVLDQVLLDLYRQPQLAGGTAAN